The genome window TGGTCGATCCAGCCGGCGTCGCAGGCCGCCCGGGATGCGCCCATCGCGCCGCCGAGCACGTCTGCAAGCTCCTTGAGCTGCTTGAACGGCTCCGGCCCCCCGAGGCCGCGCCCGCCGCTGACGACGACCGCCGCGTCCTCCAGCTTCACGCCCTGGCTGGCCTGCCTGACGGTCTCGATGTGTTTGACTTTGACGACCCCAGGCTTGATTTCTACCTTCACCGGAACGGTATCAGCCTTGCGTGAGGCGTCTGACTTTGCAGGCTCGTACACCTTGCTTCGCATGATCAGGAACTGCATGACGCCTGCCGGGAAGGTGACCAGCGCCACGGCGTTCCCGCCGTAGACCGGCCGCGTGGCTACCACCCTGCCGGTGGCTGCGTCCGTTTTGATCGCCGTGCAGTCCTGGGCCACGCCCGCGCCGAGGCGGAAGGCGACGCGCGGAGCGATGTCGCTGCCCGCCGTCGTCCTGCCCACGATCACCGTCTCGGGGCCGACGGTGCGGCAGACCTGTGCGAAGGCCTCAACCATCGCTTCCAGCGGGGTGTCGGCCAGCTGCGGGTCCTGCGCGGTGTAGACCCTTTCCACACCAAGCGCGGACGCCTGGGCGGCGAGCGCGTCGGTCCTATCGCCAAGCACGGCCACGGCGACGGGCTTTCCAAGTGCGCGCGCAGCGGTGACCAGCTCTGCGGTTATAGGGTCAATCTTGCCGCCAGCCGATTCGGCCAGCACCAGCGTCTCGGGCATGTTCAGGACCTCGAGGGGTGTTGGGTATTAGGTCCGACCCAACACCCGATTTCAGATCAGTTTCGCTTCGCGGAGCTTCAGGGCCAGCTTGCGTCCGGCGTCGGCGTCGTTATCGCCGGTAATGATTTCGACCTGCTTTTGTTTGTTGGGCACTGCCAGGTCGAGCACTTGCACCCTTGGGGCAAGCCTGGCAGGGTCAAGGCCCAGGTCTTTAGCGGACCATACGGTGGGCTTTTTGCGGCTGGCGGCCATAATGCCGCGGATGTTGGCGTAGCGGGGCTCGCCAAGCGCATTGCTGACTGTCACAACGGCGGGCAGGGGAGCCTCAACCACCTCGTACCCGCCCGGCAGGGTGCGCTGGACGCTGACCTTGCCGGCATTCGGCTCAACCTTCTGCGCGACGGTAACGCACGGTACCCCCAGCATCTCCGCCAGGGCAAGAGGGACCTGAGCGTTGTCCCAGTCCGACGCCTGCCTGCCGGCCAGGATAAGGTCGAACTTGCCTATCTTCTTGATCGCCTCGGCGAGCACGTAAGCGACGGCAAAGGAGTCCAGGTTGCCGAATG of SAR202 cluster bacterium contains these proteins:
- a CDS encoding electron transfer flavoprotein subunit alpha/FixB family protein, which translates into the protein MPETLVLAESAGGKIDPITAELVTAARALGKPVAVAVLGDRTDALAAQASALGVERVYTAQDPQLADTPLEAMVEAFAQVCRTVGPETVIVGRTTAGSDIAPRVAFRLGAGVAQDCTAIKTDAATGRVVATRPVYGGNAVALVTFPAGVMQFLIMRSKVYEPAKSDASRKADTVPVKVEIKPGVVKVKHIETVRQASQGVKLEDAAVVVSGGRGLGGPEPFKQLKELADVLGGAMGASRAACDAGWIDHSHQVGLTGVTVAPSVYIAIGISGASQHMAGLSGAKHIVAINRDREANIFKEASYGVVGDWKAILPSFVATLRELVKS
- a CDS encoding electron transfer flavoprotein subunit beta/FixA family protein codes for the protein MVLYSQQFWDGRPPFVGALLMPVEIVVCVKQVMDPETPAYTYRIDPATRRITSATGTPAVINGFDENAVEAALRIKDKQGANVTVLSVGSQFTADVMKRPLSMGADQMVLAQDEAFGNLDSFAVAYVLAEAIKKIGKFDLILAGRQASDWDNAQVPLALAEMLGVPCVTVAQKVEPNAGKVSVQRTLPGGYEVVEAPLPAVVTVSNALGEPRYANIRGIMAASRKKPTVWSAKDLGLDPARLAPRVQVLDLAVPNKQKQVEIITGDNDADAGRKLALKLREAKLI